TCATCGCGCAGGCGGCGTCGCATTGGGCGCCTGCATCGATGGTGAGACCGCTGTAGAGGCCTTCGGCTGGTTCGCACCCCGCCTCGCCCGGATCGCAATCGAGAAAGGCGGTTCGGGCGACCGCGACATCCAACCCGCGCTCACGGATCAGGCGACCCGCGGCAAGCGCTGCCTGCACATCGCCACCTGGCGAGTTGACGACCACCGGCAATCTGCGCCCGCCGAGCGTATCCAGCAGCTGGCGAAGCTTGCCGGCCGTGCCTGCGGCGATCGTGCCTTCCGCCGAAATCCATTCCGGACAATCGGGATTGCAGAGCGGGTTGCTGCCGCGAACGACAACGAAGCGCATGTCCTGTTCCTGGACCCGCGGCCGGGGCGCCGTGCCCGGAGCAGCGAGCAAAGGCGCGGCTTCGACCTTCGCGACCTCGGCCGGCTTGGCGTTCGACGGCATCTCGCGGCAATTCGCCGGCACGGGATTGCGCAGGCACATGCTCTTTTCGGTCAACAGATCGAGCGAATCGAGGCTGGTGACGAGCTTCATCTCCAGCATATCGTCGGGCTCGATCTGCCGGATGTCGCTGGCGGGCGTCGTCTTCATCACATCCAGCACGCCCTGCTCGACGCCCATCTCCTTCAGATAGGCCGACAGGCGTTTCTCGACCGCCTTGCTGCCGAAACCACGCCTGGCTAGCCCCTCGGGTACAACTCATACTAGTTCCAGCGACGGCCAATCCCATGGCGATAGCCAGCCCGAGCCGGATAAGCCGCCGCAAAATGATTTTTGAACGAAACGTCTCATAGGTCTTGTAGCTGCCGGCATTCTTGCGGCTGACGACCCTGGTGCCGATGATCTTCTTCTTGCCGTTCACGATCCGATAGGTGGTGCGGTAGAGCAGTTTTTCACGCCGGAAGGTCGTGGTGATCTGGTGGACACCGAGATAGGCCCATTCGCCAACGACGCGGCGGATGCCGCCGGCAAACATCAGCGGACAGGCCGAATTGCACATCGCGCCGCTGTCGTAAGCGACGCCGGAATAGGGCTGCTGCCTGGCGTCGTCGCCCCGGCAGTTCTTCATCCCCGGCGAGCAGCCGGAAAACTCCGTGATGCCGACCGCGATATCGAGCTTGTTCTTGCGGATCATGCGGCCAAGCTGGAGCGCGGCATCGACATTGCCGCCGGGAGAATTGACGACGATCGGCAGTTGCCTCCCATCGAGCGTCTTCAGCAAGCGCCTGAACAGCGCCGGCGTGCCGGCCTCGATCGTGCCTTCGGCGGAAATCCATTCCGGGCAATTCGGCTCGCAGCCCGTCGCGCTGCTCCTCACCACCACGAAGCGCATCGTCGGACCGAGATCGGGCGGATCCTCCTTTGCGGCGGCGCCAAAGGCGATGCTTGCAACAGAATTGAGCTTGCCGGCCCGATACTGCTTCCAAACGAAAAGGGCGGCCCGAAGACCGCCCTTTCCCTTGTCGAACCGGCAACGGCCGGATCGATTACTCCTTGATGGTGACGACGATGCCTGCACCGACGGTGCGGCCGCCTTCACGGATGGCGAAGCGCAGCTTCTCTTCCATCGCGATCGGCACGATCAGCTCGACGTCGACGGTGATGTTGTCGCCGGGCATCACCATCTCGGTGCCGGCCGGCAGCGTCACGATGCCCGTCACGTCCGTCGTGCGGAAGTAGAACTGCGGACGGTAGTTGGTGAAGAACGGCGTGTGACGGCCGCCTTCGTCCTTGGTCAGGATGTAGGCTTCGGCCACGAACTTCTTGTGCGGCTTCACCGAGCCCGGCTTGGCCAGAACCTGGCCGCGCTCGACGCCCTCGCGGTCGATGCCGCGCAGCAGCGCGCCGATGTTGTCGCCGGCCTGGCCCTGGTCGAGCAGCTTGCGGAACATCTCCACGCCCGTGCAGGTCGTCTTGGTGGTCGGACGGATGCCGACGATCTCCAGTTCCTCGCCGACCTTGACCACGCCGCGCTCGACGCGGCCGGTGACGACCGTGCCGCGGCCCGAGATCGAGAACACGTCCTCGATCGGCATCAGGAACGGCTTGTCCAGCGGACGCACCGGCGTCGGGATGTAGGCGTCGACCTGAGCCATCAGCTCGCGGATGGCGTCCTCGCCGATGGTCTTGTTCGAATCCTCGAGAGCGGCCAGCGCCGAGCCCTTGACGATCGGAATGTCGTCGCCGGGGAACTCATTCTTCGACAGAAGCTCGCGAACCTCGAGCTCGACCAGCTCGAGCAGCTCGGCGTCGTCGACCTGATCGACCTTGTTGAGGAACACCACGATCGAAGGCACACCGACCTGACGGGCAAGCAGGATGTGCTCGCGGGTCTGCGGCATCGGGCCGTCAGCGGCCGACACGACCAGGATCGCGCCGTCCATCTGGGCGGCACCGGTGATCATGTTCTTCACATAGTCGGCGTGGCCGGGGCAGTCGACGTGGGCATAGTGACGGTTGGCCGTCTCATACTCGACGTGAGCCGTCGAAATCGTGATGCCGCGCGCCTTCTCTTCGGGTGCTGCGTCGATCTGGTCATAGCGCTTGTATTCGCCAAAATACTTCGTGATCGCCGCCGTCAGCGACGTCTTGCCATGATCGACGTGACCGATCGTGCCAATGTTCACATGCGGCTTGGTGCGCTCGAATTTACCTTTTGCCATAGTCTCTTTCCTTGGACGGCCTTGACCTTCAGTTCAGTCGAATGCGGGGCGATTAGCGACAACGGCCGAAAAACACAAGTACCTTGTGGCTGAGCGGATTCCCGCTCGACCCGAACCGACGGTCGATTTCAGGGGATGTGGGCGGATATAGGGCTGCCGCGCGTAAAATCAAAGGCTCCAGGCTGGCCCATTGCCGCCGCCGCGCCGCTCTGATCTTGTCGGCGGCATGCAGGTCATTCCATCCAATATCCGCGGCCCGCTGTTCATGGTCGTCTCGACGGGGTCCTACCTCGTCAACGACACGATGATGAAGCTCGCGACCGCCGGGCTGCCGCCCTATGAGGTGCTGCTGCTGCGCGGCGCGGCGGCCACAGCGTGGGGTGTACCGCTGCTTCTGATGCTGGGTTATGCCAGGCAGATCCCGCTGCTCTTCGAACGCAAGGTGCTGCGCCGCAACCTGTTCGAGCTCCTGGCGATCCTCTGCTACGTCGTCGCCCTGGCGAACATGCAGATCGCGGATTCCACCGCGCTCGGCCAGATCACGCCGCTCCTCGTGCTGGTCGGCTCCTCAATGCTGTTCGGCGAAAGGATCGGCGCAACGCGCATGGCGCTGATCGGCCTTGGCTTTGTCGGAGCGCTCATGGTGGCGCAGCCGACCATGCAGGGCATTTCGGTCTATGCGCTGCTGGCGCTCGGCAACGCCGCCTTTGCGGCGGTGCGCGACATAGCCGGCCGCAAGGTGAGCGCCGAGGTGCCCGGCATGATCGTCGCCATCTCCGCCGTCCTGGTGGTGCTGGTCGGCTCAGGCGCGGCGCATCTGGTCTCCGAGCAATGGATGATGCCCGAAGGACGCCATCTGCTGCTGATCGCGGGTGCCGGCCTGTTCCTGATCTTCGGCCATTTCTTCATCTTCATGGCCTACCGCGTCGGGCCGACAAGCGCGGTGGCGCCCTTCTATTACTGCTTCACCGTCTGGGCAGTCATTTCGGGGCTGCTGGTGTTCGGGCAGTTTCCCAACGCGCTCGCCGTCTGCGGCATCCTGCTGGTCATGGTCAGCGGCCTTGTGATCGTCTCTCTCGACGAGAGGAAGCGCCGATTGGCCATGGTCGCCTGACGACGCGCATCAATCTGGGCCGATCCGACAGGATCGACTCCCAGCAGCCCGGCCGGCTGCGACTTTCTTGGCCTACAGCGTGCGCTTGCCC
This region of Mesorhizobium sp. M2A.F.Ca.ET.046.03.2.1 genomic DNA includes:
- the tuf gene encoding elongation factor Tu, whose translation is MAKGKFERTKPHVNIGTIGHVDHGKTSLTAAITKYFGEYKRYDQIDAAPEEKARGITISTAHVEYETANRHYAHVDCPGHADYVKNMITGAAQMDGAILVVSAADGPMPQTREHILLARQVGVPSIVVFLNKVDQVDDAELLELVELEVRELLSKNEFPGDDIPIVKGSALAALEDSNKTIGEDAIRELMAQVDAYIPTPVRPLDKPFLMPIEDVFSISGRGTVVTGRVERGVVKVGEELEIVGIRPTTKTTCTGVEMFRKLLDQGQAGDNIGALLRGIDREGVERGQVLAKPGSVKPHKKFVAEAYILTKDEGGRHTPFFTNYRPQFYFRTTDVTGIVTLPAGTEMVMPGDNITVDVELIVPIAMEEKLRFAIREGGRTVGAGIVVTIKE
- a CDS encoding DMT family transporter, translating into MQVIPSNIRGPLFMVVSTGSYLVNDTMMKLATAGLPPYEVLLLRGAAATAWGVPLLLMLGYARQIPLLFERKVLRRNLFELLAILCYVVALANMQIADSTALGQITPLLVLVGSSMLFGERIGATRMALIGLGFVGALMVAQPTMQGISVYALLALGNAAFAAVRDIAGRKVSAEVPGMIVAISAVLVVLVGSGAAHLVSEQWMMPEGRHLLLIAGAGLFLIFGHFFIFMAYRVGPTSAVAPFYYCFTVWAVISGLLVFGQFPNALAVCGILLVMVSGLVIVSLDERKRRLAMVA